CCTGAGGACATCTGTGCTGGAACGAGGAGGCCTCTGTGATCCTAAGGAGTCTGGGTGTGTGGATGCCATGTGACCAGGGTGCTGTTGACTTTGTGTGTCCCATGGTGTGCTTGGCAAACAGAGAGATTTACCCAAGGCCACCTCGTTGCCATCTGCCAGGTTGGGAGCTttggagcaggaggcagaggacgGGGCTCTGCCTGGCATGCACTTGCCCCTCTGGCTCTCCTGGGGTGCCCACCCAGAGATGCTGGCCACGCAGGTAAGCAAAGTGCCCCGCTCAGGATCCagcctcttttctctccttaaGTTCGTGGCAGCTTTCTCCTGGGACTTTGTTCCATGTGCAGATGGGTGCGTCCAGGAAGGCGACTCCGTATACCACTGAGGACTTCTCTGCAACACTCTGGAAGTCTTTATCAAGGGGTTGCCCGTTCTAGAATACTCTATGTGATTGCTgcctccacattgggctcccattAAGTTTTCACGTAAGTTTGAAGATCACTTCATGATCTCATATACTCTGCATGAGGCATATAAGCCCAGAGCTTAGTGTCCCCCGAGAGAGTCCTGGTCAGCAAATGTGCTGGGTCACCTGGCCAGATCCACTGGCTGGTGGCTTGCTCCATGGACAGAGGCAGAAAAAGGCATCTGCCACCCAGACCGCAAAGAAGGGCACAGTGCACTGTCAGTCTGGGTGATGGCTGAGCTTGCAGGGGTCAGCACAGAGGGGGGGATGCCACTGGGGCTCATGGTGGGTGGGACTGGCCCACGGTGAGTGCCCGGTGCACGTTCACTGGGATTATCATGATGAGAACCACACTCGAGTGCTGCCATCCTACTCCACTGCCCATCTTGGGTTGTGCTCCTGGTCAAAGCCATTGCATTTGGTCCTTAGGTAGAACCTTCTGGAAAGGCTAAGGAGCACATTCTCATTTTGTAGGTAAAGAAAAAATTCAGGAACTGGCTTCAGGTGGCCCCTGAGCCATCTCTCTGAGGAGGAGGTACCTGCGGGTGGACCATTACCCAGGTGAGAATGTGCttggatcccaggaccgggaGTTCAGGGACCTCGGCTCTTCCTGGTGGGGCCCCTTGAGCTCCGACTGGGGCTCGCTCGTCATTTTGTCGTGGGTTGCATTCGGGGCAGGTGCTCTGTGTCATGAGGCCgtagggtgggagtggggggaggtgaCTCAAGTGTCTCTTCTCCTGGAAGGCTTGGCTGGGAGAGGgcggaggaggggcaggagcGGCCGCGGACGGGCCTGCGCGTGTGCGTGGGGGTGGGTGCGCGGGGGCCCGCGGACAGGGGCGCAGGCTGTCCCTgcggaggcgggggggggggggggggcccttcCCGGGACGTCGTCTGCTCCCAGCGCAGGAGGCCGCTCCGCCACCGCCACCGGACCCCACGCCTGCGCCCGCGCCGCCGGCCTCGCCCTCCCGCCCGGGGGCTGAGCCCGGCCTGAGGCCCCGGGTCGCGGCGAGGGCAGGGGGCgccggtggggggaggggcgcggggggaggggcgccgggggagggggcgcgggggggtgAAGGGGCGGCCCcgtcccccgccgcccccgccgcgcggcAGCTAATTGGGCCGAGACAGGGCCCGATTGTGTGCGCGCCGGAAGCGCGGGCGTGGGCGGCTGGAAGCGCCGGGCAAGGGGCCGCCTCGCCCCGCAGCtgccgcggggccgcggggtgACGTcagcgggggcggcgggggcggcggggggcgctcGCGGGCTCGGCTCGGCCTCCACAAAGCGCCCATTGTCGGCCCGGGGCGGCGCGCGGCGGGGATGGCGCCCGGGGCTCTGGGCCGCGGAGGCCGCTAGGCTCGCCCGCCGGGGAGGCCCGGGATCggagcgcggggccgggggctgtccgggggggggggggggggggctggacgCCCGGAGCCCCGACCCCGCGGCCCAGCCCTCtgcaccccggccccggccccggccccggcccccgcccgcatGGGCCCCGACCCGCTCCTGGCGCTGCTGGTCGCCGTCCTGCTGGCGCGCTTCCTCCTCTGGTCCTGCCTCGGCACCTACATTGAGTATAAACTGGGCCGGAGGCAGCCCCGCAAGCCCAAGGAGGACTAGGGCCCCTCCCCGTCGGGGGGGCCGGGCGGGCTGAGGCCGAAGGTgcgcgggccgcggggcggggcggggcggggcggggcaggaaCCGTCCCCtgtgccccgcgccccgcgcacCTGGCAGGCTGGGGCACGACCCACTCACACggaccagggctgccctggccacGGCCCGGCCCGCGGCCCGCTCAGGACAGAGGGGCCACCGGGGTCTGGGCGCTGTCACTGGGCGCGCGATCGTGGGAGTGGGTCTTGCTTTagggctctctctgcctctaattCTTTGTAAACATGTTTGCAGGAAGACGTGGGGATGAGCCAGAGGGTTGGGGGGAGGTGCCTAAAGGACAGATGTGGTCACATCACGAGCCGCACCcaccaccagagctgccctgtgTGTCAGCTTCCTCTTGCCTCCCCCCGGGAAGTAATAGCAAGTTCACACAACTGCCTTGGTCTTCCCTAAAGCAGACCCCTGGAGGGTCTCAGGACAGGTGTGTGACACCCGAGTTCACCCAGCTCTGGCTGGTGGTAGGGAAACTCTCCCCATGTCTAAAACGGGCGCAGTAAGCCCTGCCTCCCTCAGAGGGGGATGACGACGGTTGGGTCACCTGCACGCTGCTGGACGTGTGGAGGACAGTGCAGGAGAGAAGCCGGGGACCCAGGGCCCTCGGTTCCTTTGTACTCTTCATGGTGTGGCTGAGACGTACCTCAGAAGGCTGACAGGTGGGAAACTTGACACAAGCCAAGCACCTGGCGCCTCCCTGCCGCCCACCTCCCCGTCACACCTAAGGAGCAGCATGTGGTAACTGCGTGGTTCTCAACCTGGTGGCAGATGCGAATTGCCCTGCAGATTTTAGCAAACGTGACCGCCAAGTCCCACAGACCAAGAAGCATGGGCAAGGGACAAGGTGTCTCCAGGAAGCTGGGACCTGGTTGCACTGTGCCTTCGCACAAGGACTGGGGGCTTGTGTCAGAGCAGAGTCCCGGGGAGCTGGTGTCGCTGACCCGGGTGAGCAGACTGAGGAAGCCCCGGCCGGAAGCTGCCCACCTAGCCTTGCGGCATCCTGGCAGACGGACCTGAGCCAGGCGTGCAGCGGGGCCCGACAAGCTCATCGACACGGAGATCTCTTGCTCCTGGACGACCTGCCACGCTTGAGACAACCGCGGGGACTGGGGAGCCGGTCAGCCAAAGCAGTGACCTTCTGAAGGTGGGACAAACCAACCCAAGAGACTTTTGATGGTGGGGTGTCTGGGGGATGGTTTGCAGATGAGGCTCTTCTCTTGTGGGTGACAGTCTGGAAAATCTGCACAGGGTGGGGTTACCCTGCATTGATTCATCCAGGTCTGGGGGTGGCTGTCCTCTGAGCAGTTGTATCAGCCAGTGGCCCAGCAGCACCGCATCCTCCCCGTGTCAGGAACCTGACTAGCATTAGGGAGGAGGTGCTCTCATCATTCTTCAGGAAAGTGCCTTTCAGTTCTCTTTAAAATGCTGGTGTGATTTTACTGATCTCTCTAAGAAGAATGACATTCATTATCAGGGTCATATACCGAAGAGGTTTGCCTAGGATTgtccattttaaaatggaaagttcCGTGTCCTGGGAGACTCCTCCATCCAGGGCAAAGCAGTCCCCCGGCCCCTACTCAGATGGAGGAAGTCAGCTCAAACAACATGTGGCGGGCCTGCCCGTAAGCTGCGTCCCGCCTGTGTGGGCACATGGCTACGCGGAATGGCATCCCCACACGTATTTGAGGTTCGCCATTTGGTCCCGTGAGCCAGAATTCTGGGGCTCTCGCGGCAACCCCTTCCGTTGAggctgcctggcacagaggacaGAAGCAGGTGCAGCTGCCAGCACAGGACCCTGGAAGAAGACCAAATTCTGTAGTGTTACTTGAATCACTTTCCAGTTACACTAGTCAAGATAttacccccctcccccgccccgcttAGGCCAGTTTACGTTGGTTTCTTTATTCACAAATGACAATTCTGATGAATGCAGGCCTCTGCATCCGCGCACCAGCCATCCATCTACAGCCTCACGACGCATGCCTGGCTCAGAGCAGGCCCTCAAGCCACGGCGGCTGAGTGAATGAGAGGCTGTGCCCTGGCCTGATAGCAGGCAGCGACTGCATCCAGCTGCAAGTAACGGCCAAGGGAACAGTCACTTAAGCAGGAAGAGCTtgttttcctcttcaattttcttcttttcacgTAGCAAGAAGTCTGGCTTTTGTCATTCCCAGGCCGTGGTGTGGCAGCTCCGTGATATTATCAAGGACTTAGCCCCTTCCATATTTCTGTCCTGCCATCCTTCACACGTAGCTTTGGTCTTCATGGTCACAAGAAAGCTACTGCTACTCCGGGCGTCTTGAGTGAGTTCcaggcaggaagagaaagaaaagggtgATAGAGGGGGGAGAGGCTTTCCCTTGATGTGTAAAACCCTTAGTTGTACGGCTCACAAACTAGAATCATGTCACCTGGCATTCCTAGATGCAGAGGAGGCTGAGAAATAGAGTTTTTTAGTGGGGCTCACTGCCACCTGAGACGTCAGGTTTCTCTTATAAAGGATGGCTACCTGGATATTAAGTAGGCAACTGGCCAccactggccttttttttttttttttttttttaaagattttatttattcatgggagagggagagagagagaggcagaagcaggctccatgcagggagcccgacatgggactcgatccctggtctccaggatcacgccctggactgaaggcggcgctaaaccgcggagccacccgggctgccctgccacTGGCCTTTTGCCATTCTTTTTAATTGTCTTCATTCAGAACACTGTTTTGGGTATTTGGGTGACTTTTGTGGTACCCTTATGTGCCAGCTTTGCCCTTGTCTGCTCTTTAGGGACAACAGCTGTGCTCAGCTGTCTTTTGCAGCTCCACCCTGGAGTCGGCCCGTCTTCTTGGGGCTCCTAAGAATTGTTCCAGTAAGAATGTCTGAGGCTGAAACAGACATGTTCCTTCTGAGAGATACAAGGAAATTCTCCTTTGCCCACAGTGGGTAGCAACAGGCCCAGACTGTAGCACATGGAAGGTAGACGGTGAACAGCTGATGGATAGGTGAATGGTAGTGATGGCTAGTGGGTGGATAAGTGGGTCTTCAACTCGGTAAGCATGGGGGAGTGGAGGACTCATACTAGGAGAGGCAGCGTGGATACAACGTGTAAAACACAGTGCCTGCCCTCAGGTAGCTTCCAGGCTGGGAGCTAAGAAGTGGGCAGAGAGACCTGGAAATAGATACTA
This is a stretch of genomic DNA from Canis aureus isolate CA01 chromosome 21, VMU_Caureus_v.1.0, whole genome shotgun sequence. It encodes these proteins:
- the SMIM38 gene encoding small integral membrane protein 38 — its product is MGPDPLLALLVAVLLARFLLWSCLGTYIEYKLGRRQPRKPKED